In Acidisarcina polymorpha, the DNA window ATCACCGACTCAATGCCTCGATAGAAATTGGCCAGGTGAAATTTCTCATTTGGCGCGTGAAGATTGTCATCCGGCAGGCCGAAGCCCATCATAATACTAGGGATCTTCAAGTGCCGCTCAAAATCCCCAACGATTGGGATCGACCCACCAGAGCGAATGAATACAGTCTCCGCGTGCCACACTTCATGCAGCGCTTCGGTGGCGGCTTGAACATAAGCGTTCGCGGTGCCAATCACCAGCGGCTCTCCTGAATGGATCAGCCGGACATCGAGCGTGATTCCGCTCGGTGCGAGCGATTCGACATAAGCCTTGTAACGCTCGAAGCTCTCAGCCGCAGTCATCTCCGGTACCAGCCGCATCGAAACCTTCGCAACTGCTTTGGCAGGGATGACCGTCTTCGCACCGGCGCCAATAAATCCGCCTGGCATTCCGTGCACATCGAGCGTCGGTCGGGCCCAGGTACGTTCGAGGACTGAATAGCCAGATTCGCCGGTGAGCACTGGAGACCCTACCTCGGTCCTCCGGTACTCTTCTTCATTAAAAGGCAGCTTTTCCCATGCGGCCAGCTCGGCGGCTGAGGGCGTGGCAACCCGATCGTAGAACCCAGGAATCAGGATCCGGCCACTGGCGTCTTTGAGCTGCGCAATGATCTGCGCAAGCGCGATGAATGGATTCGGCGCCGCCCCGCCGTAGATACCCGAATGCAAATCGGTCTTTGCGCCTCGCGCCTCGATCTCGGTATAGATCATGCCCCGCAATCCCACACACAGGGTCGGCAAACCCAGCGCAAACAT includes these proteins:
- a CDS encoding dipeptidase, which produces MSTSDVSAAVSYSQANQPRFLAELKSLLRIPSISTLPEHEGDVRHAAEVLAAELKRIGMEHVELIDVPTKGGLNHPLVYADWLHAEGKPTCLAYGHYDVQPPDPLDEWISPPFEPAERDGNIYARGAVDDKGQMYIHVKALESLLAADGKLPLNVRVILEGEEEVGGESIASFVREHPERLKADFALISDTEMFALGLPTLCVGLRGMIYTEIEARGAKTDLHSGIYGGAAPNPFIALAQIIAQLKDASGRILIPGFYDRVATPSAAELAAWEKLPFNEEEYRRTEVGSPVLTGESGYSVLERTWARPTLDVHGMPGGFIGAGAKTVIPAKAVAKVSMRLVPEMTAAESFERYKAYVESLAPSGITLDVRLIHSGEPLVIGTANAYVQAATEALHEVWHAETVFIRSGGSIPIVGDFERHLKIPSIMMGFGLPDDNLHAPNEKFHLANFYRGIESVIRFFETVGK